The genomic DNA AAAGAAAGCCTGACAAAAAGCTTACTTATTATTGATTGCAAAAACAACTGTCATACTATCATGCTCTGCTCTTGATATTATGAATATCAATGTTTGTGTGAGATGATAGTAGGCATGATAGATGTTTTTTCAACTATCATGCTATCATAAAGACTGTATCTTTTTTACGCGTTTTATATAGCTTATTTTCATAAGAATAACTACATATTTTTATTGAGACCCGGATGTCGGCTACCTGCAGACCCGGGTGTCGATACCCGTCAGATGGAGGTATAAAAGGCTCTGATACGGGTATTTCAGGGAGAAGATCTAATGTCTTTTGTGTAAAAAAGTAACGTGTTCCGGCAAAAAAGCCTTATGTTTTCCGGAAAACAGTCTGTTTTTAACTCTTTTGGAGTGTTTTTGTTTCGGGTAAAACGGCTAAAATGATGGTTAAACAGCTGATTTATGATAGTAGAATGATAGTTAAAAAGGAAACTATCATATCTGCATGTTATGATATTCAATCTTCACACAAGAAACATGATGGTATGATAGTTGTTTTTCAAATTTTTTTATTGTTGGCATATCTTTGCACCTTCCTCGCTACTTTCCATTAGCTTGATGGCAAAAGTAGTGCTAATATACGGGCCAGCACATTCTTCTTGTCCGAATCTTTCTCGATTGCCGCCAGCTTTGTATAAAAACAATGCTCTCTGTGACTTCATTACGCTGAAATCGCAGGAGAGCATCGTTTGTCTGTTGGTCTATATTCATGATCCGTTTCTTACATTCTCTCCGGAACTTCGATTCCCAACAATGACATGGCCGATTTGACAATCTTGGCTACGTTGGCGGAGAGGACAAGGCGGAACTCTTTTACTTCTTCATTCTCTTCGCGGAGGATGGAGAAATCGTGATAGAACTGGTTGTATTCTTTTACCAGGTCATAAGTATAGTTGGCGATGAGGGCGGGGCTGTATTCCTTTCCTGCTTCGCGAACGACGGAAGCGTAGTCGGCTATCATCAGGATCAGGTTTTCTTCCTTCTCGGATATGGTAGTCGTTGTCGGCAGCTGTTCGGGCAAAACGATGCCCTGTTCGGCAGCTTTACGCAGAACGGAACGGATACGGGCATATGTGTATTGGATGAACGGGCCGGTATTACCGTTGAAATCGATCGATTCCTTCGGGTTGAAAGTCATGTTCTTGCGCGGGTCCACCTTCAGGATGAAGTATTTCAAGGAACCGAGGCCGACCATGCGGGCGATGTTTTCGGCTTCTTCCGGTGTCATTTCGTCCACTTTGCCCAGTTCCTGCGAGATTTCGCGGGCTGTACCCACCATCTCTTCCATCAGGTCGTCTGCATCGACAACCGTTCCTTCGCGGCTCTTCATCTTGCCTTCCGGCAGTTCGACCATGCCGTAAGAGAAATGTACAAGGCCTTTGCCGAATTCAAAACCCAATTTATCCAACAGGATGGACAATACCTGGAAATGGTAGTTCTGCTCGTTTCCTACCACATAGATCATTTTGTTGATAGGATAGTCATCGAAACGCAATTTGGCAGTTCCGATATCTTGTGTCATGTAGACGGAAGTTCCGTCGGCACGGAGCAGCAGTTTCTCGTCCAGGCCGTCTTTGGTCAGGTCTGCCCATACGGAACCGTCTTCACGGCGGTAGAAAATGCCTTTGTCGAGCCCTTCCAGCACTTTGCCTTTACCTTCCAGGTAGGTCTGTGATTCGTAATAGATCTTATCGAAGTCTACGCCCATCATTTTGTATGTCTCGTCGAATCCGGCGTACACCCAGTTGTTCATCATTTCCCAAAGAGCGCGTACCTCCTTGTCGCCGGCTTCCCATTTGCGGAGCATCTCGCGTGCTTCGGCCATCAGGGGAGAAGCGGCTTCGGCTTCCTCTTTCGTCATGCCTTTTGCTTCGAGGGCGGCAGTCTCTTCTTTCAGTTTGTTGCTGAAAAGGACGTAGAAGTCACCGATCAGGTGGTCGCCTTTCTTGCCGGCCGTTTCGGGAGTCACGCCGTTGCCCCATTTCTGCCAGGCGAGCATGGACTTGCAGATATGGATACCGCGGTCGTTTACGATGTTCGTCTTTACCACTTTATTGCCGTTTGCTTTCATGATCTCGGACAGGCTGTAACCCAATAGGTTGTTACGCACGTGTCCAAGATGGAGCGGCTTGTTGGTGTTGGGAGAAGAATATTCGATCATGACCAGCGGAGACTGTTCCGTTACAGGGATGATCCCGTATGACGGCTGGCCGTTGATTTCGTTTAATAAATCGATCCAGCAGGCACAGGCGATGGTCAGGTTGAGGAATCCTTTGATTACATTGAATTCGGCTACAGCCGGTTCATGCCGGAGCAGGTATTCGCCAATTTCCTGGGCAGTCTGTTCCGGAGATTTCTTCGACATGCGGAGGAAGGGAAAAACAACCAGAGTCAGATGTCCTTTGAACTCTTTCTTTGTCTTTTGCAGTTGTACCTGGTTGGCTGCCACATCGGCGCCATACAGTTCTTTTATGCCGGTAATGATAGCACCGGTAATCTGTTGTTCGATAACCATATTCGTTTAGTATATGTTCGGATTTATTTTACCTGCAAAGGTACAGGTTTATTTTGTAAAAACCATAAGATTGGTGTGGGTAGGAAAGAGATAACTATGATTTGATAAAGTAACCGGCATGCAATAAGTAAAAAGGCATTCCGATTGCGGAGTGCCTTTTTACTTATTGAGAGTGTAAGACTAATTTACTTGATGATTTCTGTCAATTCGGCGCCAGCTTTGAATTTAACTGATTTGCGTGCCGGGATTTCGATTGGTTGTTTAGTCTTCGGGTTAACACCTTTGCGTGCAGATTTTTCAGCAACAGAGAAAGAACCAAAACCTAAAAGGGCCACTTTGCCACCTTCTTTTAATTCACTGGATACTGTTTCAACAAAAGCTTCAACAGCTTTCTTTGCATCAACTTTGCTTAAACCGGATTTTTCCGCTACAGCATTGATAAATTCTGTTTTGTTCATGATGGTTTGATAATTAATATATTAAACAATATTTGTGATAGCCTAAAAAGTCGGTGTCAAATGTAATTCTATTTTGATATATCGCAAAGAAAAAAAGAGTTTTTTTTATTGATTTACTATGTTTTAGTGCTATTTTGTCAGAAAACTGCCGAAATATATATACCTTTGTCCTTAAATTGTAAATATATGATGAATCAAAATAGTTCGGGATTCCTGAGCAGTATCCCGATGGTTACGAAAAACCTTATCATTATCAACCTGTTGTTTTGGGTAGCGAGTCTTGTTTTACCTAAAGTCGGGATTGATTTAGTCCAGTTATTCGGACTGCACTTTCCGGGTGTGAAGGATTTCTATCCTTTCCAGTTTGTGACTTATATGTTCATGCATGATACCCATTCGTTTGCGCACGTGTTTTTCAATATGTTCGGTGTGTATATGTTCGGACGCGTGCTGGAGAATGTCTGGGGGCCGAAGCGCTTCCTGATTTTTTACATGGTGACGGGTATCGGGGCGGGTATTACGCAGGAACTGGTTTGGCTGTATTCCGTCCATTCCTTCGCAAGTGCGAACGGGGTTACTCTGGTACAGTTGGTTGCAGGAGATCCTTCATTGAACTATCTGATTACGATCGGTGCTTCTGGTTCCGTATTCGGTATTTTGCTGGCATTTGCCATGTTGTTCCCGAATGTTCCGCTGTACCTGATGTTCATCCCTATTCCTATCAAGGCAAAATATTTCGTGATCTTTTACGGATTGGCCGAATTGTTTATGGGTGTCGCTAACAACGGTGGTGATTCCGTGGCGCATTTTGCCCACCTGGGCGGTATGCTTTTCGGTTATTTCCTGGTTCGGTATTGGAAAAAGAAAGATATAGACAATGGGCGATATTTTTACTAATCTCAAACGGACTTTCAATTCCGGCAACATCCTGGCAAAACTGATTTATATCAATGTCGGGCTATTCGTCATTATACGGTTGGCAAGTGTGATCCTGATGCTGTTCAATCTGGGCGGTTTTCCGTTTTTGCAGTATTTGCAAGTGCCTTCGTCTCCCGAATTGCTTTTGTACCGGCCGTGGACGATTATTACTTATATGTTCACGCATTTCGACTTTCTGCATATTCTGTTTAATATGCTGTGGTTATACTGGTTCGGCGGTTTGTTCCTTACTTTTTTCAGTGAGCGGCAATTAGGCGGCCTGTATCTGTTAGGAGGTATTGCCGGGGCTGTCTTGTTTCTTGTGGCATACAACATATTCCCTTATTTCCGTACAGTTGCCGCCTATAGTTATTTGATGGGAGCGTCGGCTTCGGTTATGGCCATTGTGTTTGCCGTCTCTTTCTACCGGAAAGACTTGGAGATCGGCTTGTTCCTGATCGGGAGGATCAAGTTGATTTATCTGGCCTTGTTTACATTTGTGATAGACTTGCTGGCTATTACATCGACGAATGCCGGCGGTCATATCGCCCATATCGGCGGGGCGTTGTTCGGCATCTGGTTTGCCGCCCGGATCAAGGAAGGCAAAGATCTGACGGCTCCTATGAACCGCTTACTTGACTGGGTGGTGAATCTGGGAAAGCGGAAACCCAAGATGCGTGTGACTTATAAACGTCCGGAGACCGATTATGAATATAATGCCCGTAAACATCGGGAAACAGTCGATCTGGATGCAATATTGGATAAATTAAAACGTTCCGGTTACGAAAGCCTTTCGGCAGAAGAAAAGAAAAAACTATTTGATGCCAGCAAAAAATGAGCGAGCGGTTTAAAGCGATCAGGATTCTGTTTAAATCTGTAGTCGGTACTGCCAATGTGATAGTTATTCTGCTATTCATTGCTTCGGCCTTCTCGGACAGAATTTCACCGGACAGGAGTGTGTTCTTCTCTTATCTAGGGTTGGGATTTCCTGTGTTTTGCGTTTTGAACCTCTGTTTTGTTGTTTATTGGCTGTTTCTTTGGGAATGGCGGTTTGTGTTGGTCGGACTATGTTCGTTCCTGATCTGCCGGGGGCCTGTAACCCGTTATTTCCCTTTCCATGACAGAGTGGACGATATTCCGAAAGAGAATGTACTGAAAGTCTTGACTTATAATGTCATGGGATTCGGTTATAAAGGCCATACGGAAGATGCTCCGAATCCGATCATACGGTATATTGCGAATTCCGGTGCGGATATCGTATGTCTGCAGGAATATGCAGTAGGTACTTCCAAGAACTTTTTGACGAATCAGAAGATCGCCAATGCCTTGAAGATGTATAGGTATCGCTCCATTATTCCGATCGGAACCTCCGGTACGCTCAAATTCAATATAGCCGTATTTTCCAAATATCCGATCTCCAAATCCCGTAAGATCAAGTATGACAGCTCTTTCAACGGCTCGTCCATTCATGAACTGGATATAAGAGGAAAGAAGTTGACTTTGATCAATAACCACTTGGAGTCTTTCAAGCTGACGATGGAGGACCGGAGCCATTATTCCGCATTTATCAAGAATCTGAATTCCGAAACGCTCGATGGTTTGAGAAGTTCCATCGAACAGAAGTTGGGACCTGCATTCCGGATACGTGCCCGTCAGGCGAGAGCGGTTGCCGAAGAAATCAAAAAGATCGATACCGATTATGTATTGGTCTGCGGTGACTTCAACGATACGCCGATTTCCTATGCCCATCGTACGATCCAGGGGCCGTTGAAAGATGCTTATGCTGCTTCAGGCCGTGGTGTCGGAGTCACCTATAATGAAAACTTCTTTTGGTTCAGGATCGACAACATCCTGCATTCAGCCAATATGAAACCGATCAACTGCACGGTCGACAAGGTGCGTTATTCCGACCATTATCCGTTATGGTGTTACTTGCAGTTGAAAGAGAATGATTGAAAATGAAAAATTCCCCTATACAGGAAGCCGTAGTTTCTCGTATAGGGGAATTTTTGTGCCGTGCTTATGGAGTTAGCTCTTTATGCTACAGTTCCGCATCGTTCACTGCATCCAGGATGTCGGCAAACAGGTTCTCGACGAAGAAGAACGTGGCATTACAAAACAGCTTCGGATCCTTGATCAAGGCAACTGTATTGCTTTTGCCATTATTGGCGATTACGCTTTCTGCCGAATACGTCTTGAACTTCTTATTGTTCTGTGGATCGTATTGATAAACGATATTGCTTACTTCTGCCGAGTAGCAGTTGTCGTGGCAATTGATTTTCATCTTGTATTTGATGATCGTTTTGTCTGTATCGTTCAACAGCATCTCGACTTTGGAAGAAACGTTGATAGTCCCTTTGGACTTCTTGGAGTTGACATTCGACAGGAATATATCTTTCGCATAGCTTTTCTTCGCCCATTGGTTGATTACTTCGAATATCTGGTCCTGGCTCATGTCTTTCACATGGACTGTGTCGCGATAGCATACTTTCCCGTTTCTCATCGGGGCACACTCGTCGACTTCGCCTTTATGCCCCTGTGCCGTTGCCAGCGCAGGGAGCATGATCAATAGAAGGAAAAACAGCTTTTTCATCATCCTATTTCATCCATACATTTACGATTTCACCGATGACGGTTATCTGCTGGCCTTCTGCCGTTTCGCCCTGCTTGCGGCAGTCGATGATCAGCCAGGCATCTCCGCTTTCACCTTTCTTGAAGAAAGACAAGCTATATGTGTCATTGTTACCTATTTCTTTATAGACAGGACTGTCTTTGCTGATGGCGATCGAGGCAATCGATTTGCCGAACATATTACCCGTGCCTTTCCACTGGGCGGATGTCTCTTTTGTATCCGGCTTACCGGCGGATACGACCTGCATATCGCTTTCCGGTAACATCTGTAATAATGTAGACGGAACCTTATCGGCGGCAAAAGCCACATATCCTTCTTTTGCCGGAACCGGAGTTGCCGGTTGGGTGGTCTGGGCTGGTGTCACAGTCCGAGCGGGAGTGACCGGTGTTGCCGGAACTACGTTGGCGGTTGCCTGCGTGCCTAAAGCGGCGGAGGCGGAGGCAAACATTTCGTCAATGAAATCGACTGTCTTTCTTCGGAATTTGCCGTTGCCTCGGTTCAATTTGGTTTGGTCTTTGTTCAGGCAATACTTATCTGTAATCCATTCTTCGGCGGTGTATTTTTCCGGTTCACGCTGGTACGATACATTATATTCGTAACGGATACCGGCCACTTTCACTATACATTTCTGGTTCTCGCATTCCATCGTGACGCGATAGTTCATTTCCGTACGGTCCAGAGAAAGGGCGGTGCTCTGGAAGACCAGGTTGGTTTGCCCTACTGCGGCGATGTCGCCTTTTGCCTTGTCGGAATAGACAACGCGGTTGCCGTCTTCACTGAAGAAACCGTCCGCCCAGTCCAGCATTTTGTCATATACTTCATCTTTCGAAAAAGAAGGTGCGTTTATCTCCTTTGCGAATACTACTTTACCATTCTCGACCGGAACGGCTCCGGCTAAATACTTGGAATCTTCCTGAGCCCAGAGTAGGGCCGGGATAAATAGCGTTAATAATAAAAGTTGCTTCATGGTTATTCTTTACTTATGTTTTTTACGGGCAAAGATATATAATTGTGGCTGAAATAAACTAAGAGTGTGACAAATAAATTAATCTAATTACTGTTGGACAAAGAAAAAAAGCCTATATTTGCACCCTGTGAAAAAACGAATAATAACATAAACATAAGATTCAAATGCAAAACAAAGGATTTGTAAAGGTCTTTGCGGTGTTACTTACGCTTGTCTGTATGTTTTATCTGTCATTCTCGTTCGTGACAAGACATTACAACAGTAAAGCCGCTGAGTATGCAGGTGGAGATCCGGTAAAAGAGAGTTCTTATTTGGACTCGTTATCTACTCAGAAGGTATGGTTGGGCTATACGCTCAAGGAGTGCCGTGAAATGGAAATCAGTTTAGGGCTTGACTTGAAGGGCGGTATGAACGTCGTTCTGGAATTGAATGTGGCCGATGTGATTCGCTCGCTTTCGAACAACAATCAGGACGAGAACTTCAATAAAGCATTGGACCTGGCTTATGAAAATCAGGCTACAAGTCAGAAGGACTTTATTGATCTATTTGCAGAAGAGTATAAGAAGTTAGATAATGGCGCCCGTTTATCCGCTATTTTCAGTACTTTCGAATTGAAAGACAAAATCACTCCGCAGAGCTCGGACGCACAGGTAATCGCCGTGTTGAAGGAAGAACTGAAGAGTGCAATCGATAATTCATTTAACGTATTGCGTACCCGTATCGACCGTTTCGGCGTGGTGTCTCCGAACATCCAGCGTTTGGAAACTGCCGGCCGTATCCTGGTTGAACTTCCGGGTGTGAAAGAACCGGAACGTGTGCGTAAATTATTACAGGGTAGTGCCAACCTCGAATTCTGGGAAACATACAACTTGCCGGAAATCTACCAGCAGTTGGTTGCCGCCGATAATATGTTGGCTACAATCCTGAAATCGGACGATACTGCTGCTGTAGGTTCGGATACTACGGCTATCGAAGCAACGGAAGAAGTAGTTGCCGACAATGCTGCTGCCGAAACAACCAACGACGCAGATTCTCTGCTGGCTAAGATCGGTGAAGACAAGCCTGAAGCACAGGCAGCCAAGAGCATGGAAGAATTCGCAAAGCAACATCCGTTGTTCGCCGTTCTGCAGATCAACCAGTATAACGGACAGTTGGCTCCCGGACCGGTTGTCGGTATTGCCGATAAGAAAGATATTGCCAAGATCAACGAATACCTGAACATGAAGCAGGTAAAAGATATTCTGCCGCGTAACCTTTCTTTGAAATGGGGCGTAAAGGCTATCGATGAAAAAGAACAATATTTCTACTTGTATGCAATCAAGATGACGAACCGCGACGGAACGCCTGCTTTGGGAGGTGACGTTGTAACGGATGCTAATGCAGACTTCGTTCAGCAGGCAGGCCGTTCAGAACAGCAGGTTAGCATGACTATGAACGCAGAAGGGGCTAAAGCATGGGCTCGCCTGACAAAAGAAAATATCGGTAAAGCGGTTGCTATCGTTCTCGACGATATGGTTTATTCAGCTCCTAACGTGCAGGTGGAAATCACAGGCGGACGTTCTCAGATCACAGGCCACTTCACTCCGGAAGAGGCAAAGGACTTGGCTAACGTGTTGAAATCCGGTAAAATGGCTGCTTCCGTACATATCGTACAGGAAGACGTTGTCGGCCCGTCTTTGGGTCAGGAAGCTATCAATTCCGGTGTTATCTCATTTGTTTTGGCTTTGATCCTGTTGATGTTCTACATGTGTGCCTTCTACGGAGTTCTTCCGGGCTTGATCGCCGACGGTGCTTTGGTATTGAACATCTTTTTCACAATGGGTATCCTTGCATCCTTCCAGGCAGTCCTTACGTTGCCGGGTATTGCCGGTATGGTGTTGACGCTGGGTATGGCTGTCGATGCCAACGTGTTGATCTACGAACGTACGAAAGAGGAACTTCGTGCCGGTAAATCGTTGAACAAAGCAATTGCCGATGGTTACAGCAACGCATTTTCTGCAATCTTCGACTCGAACTTGACTTCCATCATCACTGGTGTCGTATTGTTCTATTTCGGTACGGGTCCTATCCGTGGTTTTGCCACGACGATGATTATCGGTTTGTTCGCGTCCTTCCTGACGGCAGTCTTCCTGACTCG from Parabacteroides merdae ATCC 43184 includes the following:
- the argS gene encoding arginine--tRNA ligase, producing the protein MVIEQQITGAIITGIKELYGADVAANQVQLQKTKKEFKGHLTLVVFPFLRMSKKSPEQTAQEIGEYLLRHEPAVAEFNVIKGFLNLTIACACWIDLLNEINGQPSYGIIPVTEQSPLVMIEYSSPNTNKPLHLGHVRNNLLGYSLSEIMKANGNKVVKTNIVNDRGIHICKSMLAWQKWGNGVTPETAGKKGDHLIGDFYVLFSNKLKEETAALEAKGMTKEEAEAASPLMAEAREMLRKWEAGDKEVRALWEMMNNWVYAGFDETYKMMGVDFDKIYYESQTYLEGKGKVLEGLDKGIFYRREDGSVWADLTKDGLDEKLLLRADGTSVYMTQDIGTAKLRFDDYPINKMIYVVGNEQNYHFQVLSILLDKLGFEFGKGLVHFSYGMVELPEGKMKSREGTVVDADDLMEEMVGTAREISQELGKVDEMTPEEAENIARMVGLGSLKYFILKVDPRKNMTFNPKESIDFNGNTGPFIQYTYARIRSVLRKAAEQGIVLPEQLPTTTTISEKEENLILMIADYASVVREAGKEYSPALIANYTYDLVKEYNQFYHDFSILREENEEVKEFRLVLSANVAKIVKSAMSLLGIEVPERM
- a CDS encoding HU family DNA-binding protein; this encodes MNKTEFINAVAEKSGLSKVDAKKAVEAFVETVSSELKEGGKVALLGFGSFSVAEKSARKGVNPKTKQPIEIPARKSVKFKAGAELTEIIK
- a CDS encoding rhomboid family intramembrane serine protease; the encoded protein is MMNQNSSGFLSSIPMVTKNLIIINLLFWVASLVLPKVGIDLVQLFGLHFPGVKDFYPFQFVTYMFMHDTHSFAHVFFNMFGVYMFGRVLENVWGPKRFLIFYMVTGIGAGITQELVWLYSVHSFASANGVTLVQLVAGDPSLNYLITIGASGSVFGILLAFAMLFPNVPLYLMFIPIPIKAKYFVIFYGLAELFMGVANNGGDSVAHFAHLGGMLFGYFLVRYWKKKDIDNGRYFY
- a CDS encoding rhomboid family intramembrane serine protease — its product is MGDIFTNLKRTFNSGNILAKLIYINVGLFVIIRLASVILMLFNLGGFPFLQYLQVPSSPELLLYRPWTIITYMFTHFDFLHILFNMLWLYWFGGLFLTFFSERQLGGLYLLGGIAGAVLFLVAYNIFPYFRTVAAYSYLMGASASVMAIVFAVSFYRKDLEIGLFLIGRIKLIYLALFTFVIDLLAITSTNAGGHIAHIGGALFGIWFAARIKEGKDLTAPMNRLLDWVVNLGKRKPKMRVTYKRPETDYEYNARKHRETVDLDAILDKLKRSGYESLSAEEKKKLFDASKK
- a CDS encoding endonuclease/exonuclease/phosphatase family protein; translated protein: MSERFKAIRILFKSVVGTANVIVILLFIASAFSDRISPDRSVFFSYLGLGFPVFCVLNLCFVVYWLFLWEWRFVLVGLCSFLICRGPVTRYFPFHDRVDDIPKENVLKVLTYNVMGFGYKGHTEDAPNPIIRYIANSGADIVCLQEYAVGTSKNFLTNQKIANALKMYRYRSIIPIGTSGTLKFNIAVFSKYPISKSRKIKYDSSFNGSSIHELDIRGKKLTLINNHLESFKLTMEDRSHYSAFIKNLNSETLDGLRSSIEQKLGPAFRIRARQARAVAEEIKKIDTDYVLVCGDFNDTPISYAHRTIQGPLKDAYAASGRGVGVTYNENFFWFRIDNILHSANMKPINCTVDKVRYSDHYPLWCYLQLKEND
- a CDS encoding DUF4468 domain-containing protein, encoding MKKLFFLLLIMLPALATAQGHKGEVDECAPMRNGKVCYRDTVHVKDMSQDQIFEVINQWAKKSYAKDIFLSNVNSKKSKGTINVSSKVEMLLNDTDKTIIKYKMKINCHDNCYSAEVSNIVYQYDPQNNKKFKTYSAESVIANNGKSNTVALIKDPKLFCNATFFFVENLFADILDAVNDAEL
- a CDS encoding DUF4468 domain-containing protein; the encoded protein is MKQLLLLTLFIPALLWAQEDSKYLAGAVPVENGKVVFAKEINAPSFSKDEVYDKMLDWADGFFSEDGNRVVYSDKAKGDIAAVGQTNLVFQSTALSLDRTEMNYRVTMECENQKCIVKVAGIRYEYNVSYQREPEKYTAEEWITDKYCLNKDQTKLNRGNGKFRRKTVDFIDEMFASASAALGTQATANVVPATPVTPARTVTPAQTTQPATPVPAKEGYVAFAADKVPSTLLQMLPESDMQVVSAGKPDTKETSAQWKGTGNMFGKSIASIAISKDSPVYKEIGNNDTYSLSFFKKGESGDAWLIIDCRKQGETAEGQQITVIGEIVNVWMK
- the secDF gene encoding protein translocase subunit SecDF, with the translated sequence MQNKGFVKVFAVLLTLVCMFYLSFSFVTRHYNSKAAEYAGGDPVKESSYLDSLSTQKVWLGYTLKECREMEISLGLDLKGGMNVVLELNVADVIRSLSNNNQDENFNKALDLAYENQATSQKDFIDLFAEEYKKLDNGARLSAIFSTFELKDKITPQSSDAQVIAVLKEELKSAIDNSFNVLRTRIDRFGVVSPNIQRLETAGRILVELPGVKEPERVRKLLQGSANLEFWETYNLPEIYQQLVAADNMLATILKSDDTAAVGSDTTAIEATEEVVADNAAAETTNDADSLLAKIGEDKPEAQAAKSMEEFAKQHPLFAVLQINQYNGQLAPGPVVGIADKKDIAKINEYLNMKQVKDILPRNLSLKWGVKAIDEKEQYFYLYAIKMTNRDGTPALGGDVVTDANADFVQQAGRSEQQVSMTMNAEGAKAWARLTKENIGKAVAIVLDDMVYSAPNVQVEITGGRSQITGHFTPEEAKDLANVLKSGKMAASVHIVQEDVVGPSLGQEAINSGVISFVLALILLMFYMCAFYGVLPGLIADGALVLNIFFTMGILASFQAVLTLPGIAGMVLTLGMAVDANVLIYERTKEELRAGKSLNKAIADGYSNAFSAIFDSNLTSIITGVVLFYFGTGPIRGFATTMIIGLFASFLTAVFLTRIVYEALLAKDKLKNVTFTTSITKDLLTNPKINFLAARKVGYLIPAGIIVLGAISMSTIGLNNGIDFTGGRNYVIRFAQDVKTDEVRNLLDAQLDGSVSVIQIGTPDQVRVSTNYKIEDNDPAIDQEIENKLFEGVKSLLPEGTTLAQFTDQYIQSSQKVGPSMADDIKNAAFLAVVFAMFCMAAYILLRFRDISFSVGAFASVAVTTLCIISFYTLLWKVLPFSMEVDQTFIAAILTIIGYSINDTVVVFDRIRETIGLYPKRDRYQVINDALNSTLSRTFNTSLTTLVVVLCIFILGGATIRSFTFAILLGIIIGTYSTLFVATPIAYELQKKKINKKAAAEAGK